From the Thermococcus sp. 18S1 genome, one window contains:
- a CDS encoding tetratricopeptide repeat protein gives MVVIGYRWNGEKYEEVFRVDGTQADEKSKGYLLFRKIPIDEDYITEHMRSNFYFLLIKVHEDGTSEVIDDGYHMRNRTHRGKFVESILRRETSNVSHQITRIKEEVTRVESLAKPDGVTVKELKDQIDVLSLSSAISILEKRYRELWEKEPLVYADAYINFLENVGDYYATEHNKEDGIRDNLGQSFRDPFEEWLKILDGTDYSKQRAVKYYSEASRISTSVSMMYFPEQNCPDEAEKYLKKAIGLAEKIEALNGPTENHWVYFNNLGTHYYETYRPKEALSVLLNGLQYAKNDNARTVLFHNISLCYADLGDIKAAVEYLIRSICLHYSTQNEYGHISEYNKDIERIINMTQEHLSDATALRIALDIVGGNLTQTEACQQLKLINLEEWPFSKALWELLCNHGKLENILTMVPGECKSVFLDILAR, from the coding sequence ATGGTGGTTATTGGATATCGCTGGAATGGGGAGAAGTATGAAGAGGTCTTTAGAGTTGACGGAACCCAAGCCGACGAAAAAAGTAAAGGATATCTTCTTTTTCGTAAGATACCCATTGATGAGGACTACATTACAGAACACATGCGTTCCAATTTCTACTTTTTATTAATTAAAGTCCATGAAGATGGAACTTCCGAGGTGATAGATGACGGATATCATATGAGAAATAGGACTCACAGGGGAAAGTTTGTAGAAAGTATTCTTCGCAGAGAGACAAGTAACGTTAGTCATCAGATAACTAGGATAAAGGAAGAGGTAACAAGGGTGGAGTCTCTCGCAAAACCTGATGGTGTTACTGTTAAAGAGCTAAAAGATCAGATAGACGTGCTCTCGTTATCTTCAGCTATTTCTATTCTTGAGAAAAGATATCGGGAGTTATGGGAAAAAGAGCCCCTCGTATATGCAGATGCATATATCAACTTCCTGGAGAACGTTGGGGATTATTACGCCACAGAACATAATAAAGAGGACGGCATTAGAGATAATCTTGGACAATCTTTTAGAGATCCATTTGAAGAGTGGCTCAAAATCCTGGATGGAACAGATTATTCTAAGCAAAGAGCTGTGAAATATTACTCAGAGGCCTCAAGGATATCAACATCTGTTTCAATGATGTATTTCCCTGAGCAAAATTGCCCCGACGAAGCTGAGAAATACCTCAAAAAAGCAATTGGGCTGGCGGAAAAAATTGAAGCTTTAAATGGCCCTACTGAAAACCACTGGGTTTATTTTAATAATTTGGGCACTCACTATTATGAGACATATCGCCCCAAAGAAGCACTTTCGGTCCTATTAAATGGATTACAGTATGCTAAGAATGACAATGCAAGGACAGTTTTATTTCACAATATCTCTCTGTGCTATGCAGATCTAGGGGACATTAAAGCGGCAGTAGAGTATCTAATCCGCTCTATTTGTCTCCATTACTCAACACAAAATGAATATGGGCATATTTCTGAGTATAACAAAGATATTGAGAGGATCATCAACATGACCCAGGAGCATCTTAGTGATGCCACTGCTCTTAGAATCGCGCTAGACATAGTTGGGGGGAACCTTACCCAGACTGAGGCTTGTCAACAGCTAAAACTAATAAACCTTGAGGAATGGCCATTCTCAAAAGCTCTTTGGGAACTTTTGTGTAACCATGGAAAACTGGAAAACATCCTGACAATGGTGCCAGGGGAGTGTAAATCTGTCTTTTTGGATATCTTGGCGAGATGA
- a CDS encoding DUF6884 domain-containing protein, whose product MFKTARCLCVATCGARKIWSIDPDAPDYVPAKDAYVGSLSKKTIEYAKTFHPGSYVILSAKYGFLLPDEKISDYDAYCNKNPIITIPELKKQTTEKMVNDTVLKEYDKVVVIGSSCYCNWVKEVFGEDKVECPVAGLPIGKMLQRLKEAITSRKPLVLC is encoded by the coding sequence GTGTTCAAAACGGCTAGATGTTTGTGTGTTGCAACCTGTGGGGCCAGGAAAATCTGGAGTATTGACCCAGATGCTCCAGATTATGTCCCGGCCAAGGATGCGTACGTAGGGTCGCTATCAAAGAAAACAATAGAATATGCCAAAACCTTCCATCCGGGAAGCTATGTGATTTTGTCTGCTAAGTATGGGTTTTTACTACCGGATGAGAAGATCTCAGATTATGATGCCTACTGCAACAAAAATCCCATAATAACGATTCCAGAGTTGAAAAAGCAAACAACAGAAAAAATGGTGAATGATACTGTTTTGAAAGAATATGACAAGGTGGTGGTCATAGGTAGTAGCTGTTATTGCAATTGGGTCAAGGAAGTCTTTGGAGAAGACAAAGTTGAATGTCCCGTCGCAGGGTTACCGATAGGTAAAATGCTCCAACGACTTAAGGAAGCTATAACATCTAGAAAGCCGCTGGTTCTATGTTAA
- a CDS encoding N-glycosylase/DNA lyase, producing MDSFLFSKTEELGKILSTIPIEIWNKIVENEPEAKLADQLPRYRFGKFATLMVMTGLNDYQLKGPAEEKYWPSLHRLIKENPVPETPEGMKNILSKFYTKERLKKAKLQRLDKFLDSYLAQELWTSNPEDVSNNFKKIWTDLSRVMKQKKSAKTIVFAMKTLGITLILVGYTDFDFSGIPIPVDVRVKRLTSEISGKDLADDDIRRFWNEVLREIKKTQPKVNMIHLDSLVWQIGQLKECKEIGAYFQEFSIQWIGQKICRLIKIGDYRQFMTTTQN from the coding sequence ATGGATTCTTTTCTATTTTCCAAAACTGAGGAGTTAGGAAAAATCCTCTCCACAATTCCCATTGAGATTTGGAACAAAATAGTAGAGAACGAACCAGAAGCCAAACTTGCGGATCAACTACCTAGATATAGATTCGGAAAATTCGCGACGTTGATGGTCATGACTGGCTTGAATGATTATCAATTAAAAGGACCGGCCGAGGAGAAATACTGGCCATCACTTCACAGACTGATTAAAGAGAATCCAGTTCCTGAAACTCCTGAAGGTATGAAAAACATCCTTAGCAAATTCTACACAAAAGAACGGCTTAAAAAAGCTAAACTACAGCGATTGGACAAATTCTTGGACAGTTACCTGGCCCAAGAGCTGTGGACATCGAATCCAGAGGATGTCTCAAATAACTTCAAGAAAATATGGACTGACCTATCGAGGGTTATGAAACAGAAAAAGAGCGCTAAAACGATAGTCTTTGCCATGAAAACACTAGGTATTACACTCATTCTCGTCGGATATACTGACTTTGATTTTTCAGGAATTCCAATTCCAGTAGACGTTAGAGTAAAGCGACTAACGTCAGAAATATCAGGAAAAGATCTCGCGGATGATGATATAAGGCGCTTCTGGAACGAAGTTCTCAGGGAGATCAAAAAGACACAACCCAAGGTAAATATGATTCACTTAGATAGCCTTGTGTGGCAGATTGGTCAACTTAAAGAGTGCAAGGAAATAGGCGCATATTTCCAAGAGTTCTCTATCCAGTGGATAGGCCAAAAAATTTGCAGACTGATTAAAATAGGCGATTATAGGCAGTTTATGACCACTACTCAAAACTGA
- a CDS encoding ADP-ribosylglycohydrolase family protein produces MIKMKNNLHDHLNQRLAECENNLCIMDVLFDAELINAERSKLLYKTLKPIEKISLDKIEGMLLGVPIGDALGNPLEGRAPNMERQELLTTYPPSAHITDDTQLTFWSLEILLKEGWFNPQSLANRFTQEWIIGIGKSIRLFIKNYKDLKKPWYLSGIESAGNGALMRLSPVVIPPLANPRHKTFSDSVVTTYLTHNDRLAISSAVAFTNILWALLERNKTPEPEWWIKQYVDVSREIEGDSTTYRPRFGKFKHRYSGPAWEFIEKVLEMALQEKWTLFELNKVVGSGAYLLETIPTVLYTMMVYGDNPINAISFAVLNTKDSDTVGAIVGYLVGALHGIKAFPKSLLNPILDGDIMPRSFLNVALQVERGLMDKKNVVPNKTSFLNSWREHNDG; encoded by the coding sequence ATGATAAAAATGAAAAATAACCTGCACGATCATCTTAACCAAAGATTAGCCGAATGCGAAAACAACTTGTGCATAATGGATGTCCTCTTTGATGCAGAACTCATAAACGCTGAACGGTCAAAACTACTTTACAAAACCTTAAAGCCCATAGAGAAAATTAGCCTAGACAAAATCGAAGGTATGCTACTAGGTGTTCCAATTGGGGATGCCCTTGGTAATCCCTTAGAGGGTCGGGCCCCTAACATGGAAAGACAAGAACTACTAACCACATACCCACCATCGGCTCACATAACAGACGACACCCAACTAACGTTCTGGTCCTTGGAGATATTATTGAAAGAAGGTTGGTTTAATCCCCAAAGCTTGGCAAACAGATTCACTCAAGAGTGGATTATAGGTATCGGAAAAAGTATTAGATTGTTCATTAAAAACTACAAAGACCTTAAAAAGCCATGGTATCTTTCTGGAATCGAAAGTGCTGGCAACGGCGCATTAATGCGGCTCTCTCCAGTAGTTATTCCGCCATTAGCGAATCCCAGACACAAAACCTTTAGCGACTCAGTTGTTACTACGTATCTAACCCATAATGATAGGCTGGCAATTTCCTCAGCAGTTGCATTTACCAACATTCTATGGGCGCTACTAGAGAGAAACAAAACCCCAGAGCCGGAGTGGTGGATTAAACAGTATGTAGACGTCTCCAGGGAGATTGAAGGGGATTCAACAACTTATCGTCCACGTTTTGGAAAGTTTAAACATAGATATTCCGGACCAGCATGGGAGTTTATTGAAAAGGTTCTAGAGATGGCTCTTCAGGAGAAGTGGACACTCTTTGAGCTGAACAAAGTTGTAGGTTCCGGAGCCTACCTGCTAGAAACAATACCAACGGTTCTTTACACAATGATGGTTTATGGAGATAATCCAATTAACGCTATCTCATTCGCTGTTTTGAACACCAAGGACAGTGATACAGTAGGTGCAATAGTTGGTTATTTAGTTGGTGCTCTTCATGGCATTAAAGCATTCCCTAAGTCATTACTCAACCCTATTCTTGATGGGGATATTATGCCACGCAGTTTTCTGAACGTTGCACTCCAAGTCGAAAGAGGTCTTATGGATAAGAAAAACGTTGTCCCGAATAAAACATCGTTTTTGAACTCTTGGAGGGAACATAATGATGGGTAG
- a CDS encoding ADP-ribosylglycohydrolase family protein, with translation MMGSQKLDSRLRGGLWGVLVGDALGFPFQFTDREDMQQQHPNPYDIHMIEGLWSDDSSLTLATAKALTGEYRPEKIAENFLSWYYDGEFTPRGYAFDEGITTSNAIERLAEGIPPIEAGGKDEHNNGNGSLMRILPAAYYAYFKLSSLEERLKLIHEVSMITHAHPRSLIGCGIYSLIVWNILDGMDKLESYREAIATAKEFYSRELFAKELTHYGRVLRGRIHKVEQSEVRGSGYVVHTLEASLWAFLRNESFADAVKEVVSLGEDADTTGAITGGLAGTYYGIDNIPGEWLEKIEARDYAEQIINTFIESLAKRT, from the coding sequence ATGATGGGTAGCCAAAAATTGGATTCAAGACTTCGCGGAGGGCTCTGGGGAGTCCTCGTTGGAGACGCCCTTGGATTTCCTTTTCAGTTTACGGACAGGGAAGATATGCAACAGCAGCATCCAAATCCGTATGATATCCATATGATAGAGGGATTGTGGAGTGACGATTCATCTCTCACCCTTGCAACTGCGAAGGCGCTAACAGGGGAATACCGCCCAGAAAAAATAGCAGAGAATTTCCTCAGCTGGTATTACGACGGAGAGTTTACCCCCAGAGGATACGCGTTTGATGAGGGCATAACAACATCCAATGCAATAGAGCGTTTGGCAGAGGGTATACCACCCATAGAGGCAGGAGGAAAAGACGAACACAACAACGGAAACGGCTCCCTTATGAGAATCTTACCAGCAGCATATTACGCTTACTTTAAGCTCAGCTCGCTGGAAGAAAGACTAAAGCTAATTCACGAGGTCTCTATGATTACGCATGCGCATCCCCGTTCACTCATTGGTTGTGGCATCTACTCTCTAATCGTGTGGAACATCCTCGACGGAATGGACAAGCTTGAATCTTACCGTGAAGCGATAGCAACAGCGAAAGAGTTCTACTCAAGAGAACTTTTTGCCAAGGAGCTCACTCACTACGGTAGAGTGTTGCGCGGGAGAATCCACAAAGTAGAGCAGAGCGAGGTTAGGGGCAGCGGATATGTTGTTCACACTCTTGAGGCGAGTCTCTGGGCTTTTCTGAGAAATGAAAGCTTTGCCGATGCAGTAAAGGAGGTAGTCTCCCTAGGGGAAGATGCCGACACTACCGGGGCCATTACCGGAGGCCTAGCTGGGACGTATTATGGAATCGACAACATTCCCGGAGAGTGGCTGGAGAAGATTGAGGCAAGAGATTACGCAGAGCAGATAATCAACACCTTCATCGAGAGCCTTGCTAAAAGGACGTGA
- a CDS encoding tetratricopeptide repeat protein translates to MKSPLLRLYEERKDIIEDLLRELRTSEKCEDWGNFASVRRLPMLATVIYYLQNWAGYSKGVSLGEIKAFLYCMFLAESDKEEKVIESITWCPIEQTLNEIAGWKIEQTAEGKYLTKQEQIIRKDGKLPYWNALELPCKLAEKICNDILNPQNEWVGELLFLSPDFLSKSLDMKTYLERLRFEILYQRETDKQKELDRKKNKHSRDVKKLVRPEGITVKEFFADGFAENSLEDLGNAYEEAWQREKLIYADGYIKLLISIAEYYEKKHRSDSSDDLKRLLDDVFGTFERSNYKKLAARYYIKAASVANSVSLIYFPQQDYPEEAERYLQLAVEFEKKAMRLGVVPEYHSIALNNLGTHYYETNRPKKALPVLKKALEYAKTPDEEGLVLHNLALTYADLGMKKEAVDCMVKSTCIHYAMQHDFGDVSLYDKNIERIIKMTGDTNTDIYALKVALDLVSGNLNAKEAKKLLEQIDHDEWPLTDALLSILNGEECVLSSEIVKCTKLLQDVAKVSWNENALKLQESHPREVKEDLERLKKYVEEKCKNAPILRGIIIDTFDTKTYIKANYGSEECYYLIRSAEVLAFSWFTKRRNWRWRIKGIVWINGKPHILLGKIRDQKLLYALYNIDMSRPKIFNVPAPTDFIGDLWNAWMDNLERALTDHPKTERGKMKVVLF, encoded by the coding sequence ATGAAAAGCCCGCTGTTGAGACTTTATGAAGAGAGGAAGGATATTATTGAAGACCTCCTCAGAGAACTCAGAACATCTGAAAAATGCGAAGATTGGGGCAACTTTGCTTCCGTGAGAAGACTCCCCATGCTCGCCACGGTTATTTATTATCTTCAAAATTGGGCGGGATATTCAAAAGGAGTGTCTTTGGGGGAAATAAAGGCTTTTCTATACTGCATGTTCCTTGCTGAAAGTGATAAAGAAGAGAAAGTCATTGAATCAATAACTTGGTGCCCCATAGAGCAAACTCTGAACGAGATTGCTGGATGGAAAATTGAACAAACAGCTGAGGGGAAATACCTGACAAAACAGGAGCAGATTATTAGGAAGGACGGAAAACTACCATACTGGAACGCACTGGAGTTACCATGCAAGCTGGCGGAAAAAATCTGCAATGACATACTCAATCCACAGAATGAGTGGGTGGGGGAACTGTTATTCCTCTCTCCAGACTTTCTCTCCAAAAGTTTAGACATGAAGACATATCTCGAAAGGCTTAGGTTTGAGATTCTTTATCAAAGAGAAACTGATAAACAAAAGGAGTTGGATCGCAAGAAGAACAAACATTCCAGAGATGTCAAAAAGCTCGTGAGACCAGAAGGCATAACAGTTAAAGAATTCTTTGCAGACGGGTTTGCGGAAAACTCTCTGGAAGATCTTGGGAACGCGTACGAGGAAGCCTGGCAACGAGAAAAGCTCATTTATGCAGATGGCTACATAAAATTACTCATCAGCATTGCTGAGTATTACGAGAAAAAGCATAGAAGTGACAGTAGTGATGACCTCAAGAGACTTTTAGATGATGTTTTTGGCACGTTTGAACGATCTAACTACAAAAAACTGGCGGCTAGGTATTACATTAAGGCCGCCAGCGTTGCCAATTCAGTCTCCTTAATCTACTTCCCACAGCAGGACTATCCTGAAGAAGCCGAGAGATACTTACAACTGGCTGTCGAGTTTGAGAAGAAAGCTATGAGGCTCGGTGTTGTTCCGGAGTATCACTCAATAGCATTGAACAATCTGGGAACACATTATTACGAAACTAATCGTCCCAAAAAAGCCCTACCAGTGCTTAAAAAAGCATTAGAATACGCAAAAACACCAGATGAAGAGGGCCTTGTTCTACACAATTTGGCTTTAACTTATGCCGATCTGGGAATGAAGAAAGAGGCAGTCGATTGCATGGTAAAATCAACATGCATCCATTACGCCATGCAACACGATTTCGGGGACGTTTCACTTTACGATAAAAACATTGAGAGGATAATCAAAATGACCGGAGACACCAACACGGATATTTACGCATTGAAGGTTGCGCTTGACTTGGTTAGCGGGAATTTGAATGCCAAGGAGGCTAAGAAACTGCTTGAGCAGATTGACCACGATGAGTGGCCACTGACTGATGCACTACTCTCAATACTAAATGGGGAGGAGTGCGTACTGTCCAGCGAGATAGTCAAGTGCACAAAGCTACTGCAAGACGTTGCAAAAGTAAGTTGGAATGAGAATGCTTTGAAATTGCAAGAATCTCATCCCAGAGAAGTCAAGGAGGACTTGGAAAGATTGAAAAAATATGTTGAGGAAAAATGCAAGAATGCTCCGATTCTTAGGGGAATAATAATCGATACTTTTGATACAAAAACATATATCAAAGCCAATTATGGGAGTGAAGAGTGCTACTATTTAATTAGAAGCGCTGAGGTACTTGCGTTCTCGTGGTTTACAAAGAGACGAAACTGGAGGTGGAGGATTAAGGGTATTGTCTGGATCAATGGAAAGCCGCACATACTGCTTGGGAAAATCAGAGACCAGAAGCTCTTGTATGCTCTATACAACATTGATATGTCCAGGCCAAAAATCTTCAACGTACCAGCACCAACTGACTTCATTGGAGATTTATGGAACGCTTGGATGGATAATTTAGAGAGAGCTCTAACAGATCATCCCAAAACCGAAAGGGGCAAGATGAAAGTGGTGTTATTTTAA
- a CDS encoding helicase HerA domain-containing protein, whose amino-acid sequence MVRIIPSEDIFNSIVECMKRAEDEILISSAWITPQGIRTILNNARKGLKLKIIIRANEPKDLQITGSEVFELLNSYRDKLDIAVAFHSDLHAKFIVIDDKCALVGSANVTRSGIYPNDGNVETAVLVEEKPEVLKLREYFYGIWNSELEHGRIFVPEENIVGFISNPGRSDSIEILLVDGPRVFEGAFLTFLHRGRKYLATVERIMSWNTGFFLNPFTQENGSVLFPSPHDFKFVFDGQKAKEWQMAALIAYLNRGESSVYVATARVLGYVENGALKPSLSPPKVGLPVREASEEDLMEILPRGQNSVRIGVFAGTEIEASVDIGEIKSKHMAILGTTGSGKSYFAKRLIARASEHLDRIYVLDPHGEYAGGFREFGFEDFEEVEIPNTVLFFSPGKIEDFLKDYGVVIDKRSKEGKALAAAIARWARSASLRRIEKGLLQELGSLDVEELLKEELGEEALNNQREVLEKITSTIEEPPKKVVVFNLRDIDNPDVRTEIAGYILRRLFIKAKKSGDFNGLVVLEEAHNFAPERGYGEASAGRDNLAKIYAQKIASEGRKFGLGLVVISQRPAQVSKYVLSQMNTQVLFRIVNKSDLDAIASSVESASRGILERLSDLKTGYAFVTGVGIPVSAIVEIKFNQQGTE is encoded by the coding sequence ATGGTGAGAATCATTCCATCAGAGGACATCTTTAACTCCATAGTTGAATGTATGAAAAGGGCAGAAGATGAGATACTTATAAGCTCAGCATGGATTACACCGCAGGGGATCCGGACGATTTTAAACAATGCACGGAAGGGCCTCAAGCTCAAAATCATTATCAGAGCAAACGAACCAAAAGACCTTCAGATCACGGGGAGCGAGGTTTTTGAACTGCTCAACTCATACAGGGATAAACTCGACATAGCGGTGGCCTTTCACAGCGACCTTCACGCGAAGTTCATCGTAATCGACGATAAGTGCGCCCTCGTCGGCTCAGCAAACGTAACCCGTAGCGGGATATATCCTAACGATGGCAACGTCGAAACCGCCGTTCTCGTCGAGGAGAAGCCGGAGGTTCTGAAGCTAAGGGAGTACTTCTACGGGATATGGAACTCCGAGCTGGAGCACGGCAGGATCTTCGTTCCAGAGGAAAACATAGTGGGGTTCATCTCAAACCCCGGCCGCTCCGACTCCATTGAAATTCTGCTCGTGGACGGTCCAAGGGTGTTCGAGGGCGCCTTCCTGACGTTCCTCCACAGGGGACGCAAGTACCTCGCGACCGTTGAGAGGATAATGAGCTGGAACACCGGGTTCTTCCTGAACCCCTTCACCCAGGAGAACGGTAGCGTGCTCTTCCCCTCGCCCCACGACTTCAAGTTCGTCTTCGACGGCCAGAAGGCCAAGGAGTGGCAGATGGCGGCGCTGATTGCCTACCTCAACAGGGGCGAGAGCAGCGTTTACGTGGCAACCGCCAGGGTCCTCGGATACGTTGAGAACGGAGCTTTAAAGCCCTCCCTGAGTCCGCCGAAGGTGGGCCTTCCGGTTAGGGAGGCCAGCGAGGAGGACCTCATGGAAATCCTGCCCAGGGGGCAGAACAGCGTGAGAATAGGCGTCTTCGCCGGCACCGAAATAGAGGCCAGCGTAGACATCGGGGAGATAAAATCGAAGCACATGGCAATCCTCGGAACCACCGGCTCGGGAAAGAGCTACTTCGCCAAGAGACTCATCGCGAGGGCGAGCGAGCACCTGGACCGCATCTACGTCCTCGACCCGCACGGCGAGTACGCCGGGGGCTTCAGGGAGTTCGGGTTCGAGGACTTCGAAGAGGTGGAGATTCCAAACACGGTGCTGTTCTTCAGCCCGGGCAAGATTGAGGACTTCCTCAAGGACTACGGGGTGGTGATAGACAAGAGGTCCAAGGAAGGAAAGGCCCTGGCGGCGGCCATAGCCAGGTGGGCACGGAGCGCCAGCCTGAGACGGATAGAGAAGGGACTCCTGCAGGAACTCGGGAGCCTTGACGTGGAGGAACTCCTAAAGGAGGAACTTGGGGAGGAGGCCCTGAACAACCAGAGGGAGGTCCTTGAGAAAATCACCTCGACGATTGAGGAACCCCCGAAGAAGGTCGTGGTGTTCAACCTGAGGGACATCGACAACCCTGACGTCAGAACGGAGATAGCCGGGTACATACTCAGGCGGCTCTTCATCAAGGCCAAGAAATCCGGCGACTTCAACGGGCTGGTCGTCCTCGAGGAGGCCCACAACTTCGCTCCGGAGAGGGGATACGGCGAAGCTTCAGCCGGGAGGGACAACCTGGCGAAGATCTATGCCCAGAAAATCGCGTCCGAGGGGAGAAAGTTCGGCCTCGGACTCGTCGTCATCAGCCAGAGGCCGGCCCAGGTTTCGAAGTACGTGCTGTCCCAGATGAACACCCAGGTGCTCTTCAGGATAGTGAACAAGAGCGACCTCGATGCGATAGCCAGCTCGGTCGAGTCGGCGTCGAGGGGCATACTGGAGAGGCTCTCCGACCTCAAGACAGGGTACGCCTTCGTGACGGGGGTCGGCATTCCCGTCTCGGCCATCGTGGAGATTAAATTCAACCAGCAAGGGACAGAATAA